A DNA window from Ostrea edulis chromosome 5, xbOstEdul1.1, whole genome shotgun sequence contains the following coding sequences:
- the LOC125651916 gene encoding peroxisomal membrane protein 11A-like, with protein MSSSGDVVTRIIKFGGLTNGRDKFFRLVQYSVKLIWWNLKNKDDFVEKLKKLETSMSMTRKLLRLGKSLDFVQAALKSLHITDDIVRWTVTLSKISQAIFLFFDHIIYFHNLGVIKTDKAKWSKISAQFWFFSLALNLTRNFYDLKNIAELEMSKQEKKESGQQSNGGVSGRARSPGSSVLSVGWQCVCDNKPVFLDLLKNASDLILPLNTLGKVDTSAGVQGFLGIISSTIGVATVWNPNLKLAPS; from the exons ATGAGCAGCAGTGGCGACGTTGTGACGAGGATAATCAAGTTCGGAGGCCTTACAAACGGCAGGGACAAGTTTTTCAG ACTGGTTCAATACTCTGTCAAACTCATTTGGTGGAATCTGAAAAATAAGGATGATTTTGTGGAGAAACTCAAGAAACTGGAGACATCGATGAGCATGACTCGTAAAT TACTACGACTAGGGAAAAGTCTGGACTTTGTCCAGGCTGCGTTGAAATCTCTTCACATCACTGATGACATCGTCCGGTGGACCGTGACGCTGTCTAAAATCAGTCAGGCTATATTCCTGTTCTTTGACCACATCATCTACTTTCACAACCTTGGTGTCATCAAAACGGACAAGGCCAAATGGTCGAAGATTTCTGCTCAGTTCTGGTTCTTTAGTCTGGCTTTGAATTTAACTCGTAATTTTTACGATCTCAAGAACATTGCTGAGTTGGAGATGAGCAAGCAAGAGAAAAAGGAAAGTGGGCAGCAGAGTAATGGAGGTGTTTCAGGAAGAGCGAGGAGTCCCGGTTCCAGTGTCTTGTCCGTCGGTTGGCAGTGTGTCTGTGATAATAAACCAGTCTTTTTGGACTTGTTGAAGAATGCGTCAGACTTGATATTGCCTTTAAATACACTTGGAAAAGTAGACACTAGTGCTGGAGTCCAAGGGTTTTTAGGAATCATTTCGTCCACCATTGGTGTTGCAACTGTGTGGAATCCCAATCTGAAGCTAGCACCTTCCTAG
- the LOC130054526 gene encoding uncharacterized protein LOC130054526, translated as MEDTRNSNAFEAGDTSMTDVLSSPQSLQGEDEMSLHRVKKSLNVSLPSEHLFPELTSLVPVLLDSEEEESANLVDEEIIKSHIISAGDKDVLLSSSKGNKSKISGFFGQLFSKKRYSEKEKEIGK; from the exons ATGGAAGATACAAGGAATAGCAACGCATTTGAAGCTGGAGACACGTCAATGACCGATGTGTTGAGCTCCCCACAGTCGCTTCAAGGG GAAGATGAAATGTCGCTTCACCGCGTGAAAAAGAGTTTGAACGTCAGTCTTCCTTCGGAACATCTCTTTCCTGAGCTGACGTCACTAGTTCCCGTGCTGTTGGATAGCGAGGAGGAAGAGTCTGCCAATTTGGTTGACGAAGAAATTATTAAATCTCACATTATTTCTGCAGGTGACAAAGATGTCCTACTGTCGAGTTCGAAAG GAAACAAATCTAAAATTAGTGGATTTTTCGGACAACTGTTCTCGAAAAAG agataCAGTGAAAAGGAAAAGGAAATAGGCAAGTAG